GCTGATGTGGGTGCAGGGATGGCGTCGTACGGGGAGAAGGAGTGGTACTTCTTCTCGCCCAGGGACCGGAAGTACCCCAACGGCTCACGCCCGAACCGCGCCGCCGGCTCGGGCTACTGGAAGGCCACCGGCGCCGACAAGCCGATCGGCACGCCCCGGACGGTGGCGATCAAGAAGGCGCTGGTGTTCTACTCTGGGAAGGCGCCCAAGGGGACGAAGACCAATTGGATCATGCACGAGTACCGGCTCGCCCACCCCGACCGGTCCGCCACCAAGAAGACGAACAACAGCCTTCGGGTTCGTATCTGTTCCTCGTCTTTGCAATACGTATTGCATTCCGACACGTTTTATCTTTTTTTGGCGTTTTTTGGTTTCTTATGCGAAGCTGCCGCCTTTCGCGTTGCAGTTGGACGACTGGGTGTTGTGCCGGATCTACCACAAGAAGGGTGAGATCGACCCCGGGCGGAGGTCCACCGAGTCGAAGGCGCGCCCCTGGGTCGAGCCGAAGCGGGAGGCCACGTGGCAAGTGACTGCGGCGGCGCCGCCCCCGATGACGGACCTGCTCTACCTGGACGCGCCGGAGTCGCTTCCGGTGTTGGTCGGGGCCTCGAGCTGCTCGGAGCACGCGGACCTCACGTGCGAGAGGGAGGTGCAGAGCCTGCCCAGGTGGGGGGAGGACTGGGAGAGCGTCCGCTGGTTTGGTATTAATAACGAACATGGCCCGCTCTCGCCCTCGTGCGGAGACCCTCTCCAGGATATATTCACGTACTTGCAGAAGCCCTTTTAGAAGAGTTGGCACGTGTGGAGGCGAGACCCGTTGGTGGCTGTCGGATCGAGGCGGTGCTTCGGAGATCGTGCGGTGCCAATGAACCCGTGCAGACATATACGAACTCCCGTGTATAGATCAATGGGGGAGATGAGAGGCTTTGGTAGCGGTGAGGTCAGGTCGTTTCTGTTTCTGTTTCTGTTCGTGACCTGCAAAATTTTGTTTACTTGATGTTAGATTCGTACAAATGTAGACGTGTTGTGCGATATATCGAATGAAAGAAGGATGGCGTTAGAGCTGAAATGATGCAGATTTTGTTTGCAAGGATGAATGCATTTacaaaggtatatgttttatagaCTATTTCTGCAGTTATTTTCCTAGAGAGAAGGATTCATCGAGTATATCAAAAAGCAAAGAGATGCTACGGTGACTCAAATGACTGAACAAAAAGCACGGAGTAGGCTGGAGATCACATTGCATTAGTTATATTTAAAATGACTTTAGAACCCTAAATACAAGGAAGAACATATGTTTATCAAATATAACACAGAGATATTATATGCTGCCACCTTTTACTCTGCAGGATAAAACATCACTCACAAGAGAGTTCCAGGTTCATAAAGTACGTGTTAATTACAGAATAATTTACCTGTACAAATTTGAAAGATT
The window above is part of the Musa acuminata AAA Group cultivar baxijiao chromosome BXJ2-6, Cavendish_Baxijiao_AAA, whole genome shotgun sequence genome. Proteins encoded here:
- the LOC103989063 gene encoding NAC domain-containing protein 2; the protein is MNGGDLALPAGFRFHPTDEELVTHYLCRKCAAMPISVPVVAEVDLYKYDPWQLPGMASYGEKEWYFFSPRDRKYPNGSRPNRAAGSGYWKATGADKPIGTPRTVAIKKALVFYSGKAPKGTKTNWIMHEYRLAHPDRSATKKTNNSLRLDDWVLCRIYHKKGEIDPGRRSTESKARPWVEPKREATWQVTAAAPPPMTDLLYLDAPESLPVLVGASSCSEHADLTCEREVQSLPRWGEDWESVRWFGINNEHGPLSPSCGDPLQDIFTYLQKPF